A single region of the Polymorphum gilvum SL003B-26A1 genome encodes:
- a CDS encoding N-formylglutamate amidohydrolase — protein MTCQTSARPQAHSAPFVPTESVEGDLAGGLLLLCDHARNDIPVEYGDLGLPADQFRRHIAYDIGVRPLTLELARRLNAPALFTTFSRLLIDPNRGEDDPTIVMRLSDGAVVPGNARIDAAERQSRIERFHRPYHDLIETTLDRMLALGSPPVVISIHSYTPVWRGTPRPWHAGILWDKDPRAVVPLLEGLARDPALVVGDNEPYDGALKNDTMYRHCTSRGLAHALIEVRQDLIADETGVADWAERLTPLLAGLAGMPALREICHYGSRGD, from the coding sequence ATGACCTGCCAGACCTCCGCCCGGCCCCAGGCCCATAGCGCGCCCTTCGTGCCGACCGAATCCGTCGAGGGTGACCTTGCCGGCGGGTTGCTGCTCCTTTGCGACCATGCCCGCAACGACATCCCGGTCGAATACGGCGACCTCGGCCTGCCGGCAGATCAGTTCCGGCGTCACATCGCCTATGACATCGGCGTGCGTCCGCTGACGCTGGAACTGGCGCGCCGGCTGAACGCGCCGGCCCTGTTCACGACCTTCTCCCGGCTGCTGATTGATCCCAACCGCGGCGAGGACGATCCGACCATCGTCATGCGGTTGTCGGACGGGGCCGTGGTGCCGGGCAATGCCCGCATCGATGCGGCGGAGCGGCAGTCCCGCATCGAGCGCTTCCACCGGCCCTATCACGATCTGATCGAGACGACGCTCGACCGCATGCTCGCGCTTGGCTCCCCGCCGGTGGTGATATCGATCCACAGCTACACGCCGGTCTGGCGCGGCACGCCGCGGCCGTGGCACGCCGGCATCCTGTGGGACAAGGACCCGCGCGCGGTGGTTCCCCTGCTGGAGGGTCTCGCGCGCGATCCCGCCCTGGTCGTCGGCGACAATGAGCCTTATGACGGCGCGCTCAAGAACGACACCATGTACCGTCACTGCACCTCGCGCGGCCTCGCCCATGCGTTGATCGAGGTGCGCCAGGACCTGATCGCGGACGAGACCGGCGTCGCCGACTGGGCGGAGCGCCTGACGCCGTTGCTCGCGGGTCTTGCCGGAATGCCCGCGTTGCGCGAAATCTGCCACTATGGATCGCGCGGCGACTGA
- a CDS encoding DUF1244 domain-containing protein, protein MSLDEKTRTELEAAAFRRLVEHLRQRTDVQNIDLMNLAGFCRNCLSNWYQEAAQARGIDMPKDEARETVYGMPYDVWKEKYQTEASEAQKEAFKTSHPGH, encoded by the coding sequence ATGAGCCTTGACGAGAAGACCCGCACCGAACTGGAAGCCGCCGCGTTCCGGCGCCTGGTCGAGCACCTGCGCCAGCGGACCGACGTGCAGAATATTGACCTGATGAATCTCGCCGGCTTCTGCCGCAACTGCTTGTCCAACTGGTACCAGGAGGCGGCGCAGGCACGCGGTATCGACATGCCGAAGGACGAGGCACGCGAGACCGTCTACGGCATGCCCTATGATGTCTGGAAGGAAAAGTACCAGACCGAAGCCTCCGAGGCCCAGAAGGAAGCGTTCAAGACCAGCCATCCCGGCCATTGA
- a CDS encoding DUF2312 domain-containing protein, translating into MSDPGGVAADQLRAFVERIERLEEEKKVISDDIKDVYAEAKGNGFDVKILRKVISLRKKQPHEREEEEAVLDLYLQALGMAVQGNM; encoded by the coding sequence ATGTCAGATCCGGGCGGCGTTGCCGCGGACCAGCTGCGAGCCTTTGTCGAGCGTATCGAGCGCTTGGAAGAGGAGAAGAAGGTCATCTCCGACGACATCAAGGACGTCTATGCGGAGGCCAAGGGCAACGGTTTCGACGTCAAGATCCTGCGCAAGGTGATCTCGCTGCGCAAGAAGCAGCCGCATGAGCGCGAAGAGGAAGAGGCCGTCCTCGACCTTTACCTGCAGGCCCTCGGCATGGCGGTTCAGGGCAACATGTAA
- a CDS encoding DUF882 domain-containing protein, with amino-acid sequence MGALLLAPLLIVPDLSAAHAETRTLKLYNTHTKERVEITFKKNGRYVPSGLRDINRFLRDWRRNEMTTIDPQLLDLVWEVYQEVGGRDYIHVVSSYRSPATNNMLRQRSRGVAQNSQHTRGKAMDFFIPGVDLTTLRATGLRKQVGGVGFYPTSGSPFVHLDTGSVRHWPKMSRAQLAKVFPDGRTVHIPSDGKPMAGYQQALADLKSGRRSSPTVVAAAAPSGTGPRTTGQNLTAGQDGDLVRPAPGRSRNFLAALFSDEEEDNEEAVASARVAAVRPGAPVPPGAVPGNAPGVGQTANASTAGANAPVTVAPPVPVLKAEAAPQPTEDPAPAVSVPALVATALPRTKPQPAAGTLTLASAATAAPNTLDSQRLALESGAAPAAASTPIIASTATVAPADAGRFALPPIKPAALVASTATDPVAAIVAATGGDPDAARKPQIGTSTLAYASATGTPAQPTAQSLLQEKVAAAAARAAEARNKPARPTSVSGQVPPAVIHDPLAGFASLPDKSAPQLISGTATTRNGTFSMLSHPNQRALNTFLAPGNRFLSKGFDRLPYDDLRTDRFAGAAVVVLPVMFTR; translated from the coding sequence TTGGGCGCCCTCCTCCTGGCGCCGCTCCTGATCGTTCCGGATCTTTCCGCCGCTCATGCGGAAACCAGGACCCTCAAGCTCTACAACACGCACACCAAGGAACGGGTGGAGATCACCTTCAAGAAGAACGGTCGCTACGTTCCCTCCGGCCTGCGCGACATCAACCGCTTCCTGCGTGACTGGCGTCGCAACGAGATGACCACCATCGACCCGCAGCTGCTGGACCTAGTCTGGGAAGTGTATCAGGAGGTCGGCGGGCGCGATTACATCCACGTGGTCTCCAGCTACCGCTCTCCGGCCACCAACAACATGCTGCGCCAACGTTCACGCGGGGTAGCCCAGAACAGCCAGCACACGCGCGGCAAGGCGATGGATTTCTTCATCCCCGGCGTCGACCTGACAACCCTGCGGGCCACGGGCCTGCGCAAGCAGGTCGGCGGCGTCGGCTTCTATCCGACCTCCGGCTCGCCCTTCGTCCATCTGGATACCGGCAGCGTGCGGCACTGGCCGAAGATGTCCCGCGCCCAGCTTGCCAAGGTCTTCCCCGATGGGCGAACCGTTCACATCCCGTCCGACGGCAAGCCGATGGCCGGATATCAGCAGGCGCTCGCCGACCTCAAGTCCGGGCGCCGTTCGTCGCCGACCGTGGTCGCCGCCGCCGCGCCTTCGGGCACCGGGCCGCGTACCACCGGCCAGAATCTGACCGCCGGCCAGGATGGCGACCTGGTCCGCCCCGCCCCCGGACGCAGCAGGAACTTCCTCGCCGCCCTGTTCTCCGACGAGGAGGAGGACAACGAAGAGGCGGTCGCCTCCGCCCGCGTCGCGGCCGTGCGGCCGGGCGCACCGGTTCCGCCGGGCGCCGTTCCGGGCAACGCTCCGGGCGTCGGGCAGACCGCCAACGCCTCGACGGCCGGCGCCAACGCCCCTGTCACCGTCGCACCGCCGGTGCCCGTGCTCAAAGCGGAAGCCGCCCCCCAGCCGACCGAAGACCCCGCACCGGCCGTGTCCGTGCCGGCACTGGTGGCCACCGCGCTGCCGCGCACCAAGCCGCAGCCGGCGGCCGGCACTCTGACCCTCGCCTCGGCTGCCACGGCCGCGCCGAACACGCTCGATTCCCAGCGCCTCGCGCTCGAAAGCGGCGCCGCACCCGCGGCGGCCTCCACCCCGATCATTGCGAGCACTGCGACCGTCGCGCCGGCCGACGCCGGCCGCTTCGCCCTGCCGCCGATCAAGCCCGCCGCGCTCGTTGCCTCCACGGCGACGGACCCGGTTGCCGCCATCGTCGCCGCGACCGGCGGCGATCCGGACGCTGCTCGCAAGCCCCAGATCGGCACCAGCACCCTTGCCTATGCCTCGGCGACCGGAACGCCGGCCCAGCCGACAGCCCAGTCTCTGCTGCAGGAGAAGGTCGCGGCAGCTGCCGCAAGAGCCGCCGAGGCCCGCAACAAGCCCGCCAGGCCGACGTCCGTTTCCGGTCAGGTTCCGCCGGCCGTGATTCACGATCCGCTGGCCGGCTTCGCCAGCCTGCCCGACAAGTCCGCGCCGCAGCTGATCTCCGGAACCGCGACGACCCGCAACGGCACGTTCTCGATGCTCAGCCACCCGAACCAGCGCGCCCTGAACACCTTCCTGGCGCCGGGCAACCGGTTCCTGAGCAAGGGCTTCGACAGACTGCCGTACGACGACCTGCGCACGGACCGCTTCGCCGGCGCCGCCGTGGTCGTCCTTCCGGTCATGTTCACCCGCTGA
- a CDS encoding sigma-54-dependent transcriptional regulator yields the protein MQPATGRILIVDDDPIQRRLLQEAVQRFGYRFKTADNGAEAVRIMTGPEGAEIDLVILDMVMPELDGIGVLRRLRAERIATPVIVQTAHGGIDTVVNAMTAGAQDFVVKPVAPERLDVSIRNLLKVSALEGEITRIRKQAAGTLTFADIVTKSPAMERVLRLGQRAASSTIPILIEGESGVGKELIARAIQGSGERKSKPFVTVNCGAIPDNLVESILFGHEKGAFTGAVDRHVGKFQEAHGGTLFLDEVGELPMEVQVKLLRALQEGEIDPIGARRPAKVDFRLISATNRRLIDLVKEGRFREDLYYRLNVFPIWIPPLRDRTEDIPALVRHFLARFAAEEGKPQVSSVAPEALAMLQAYAWPGNIRQLENAVFRAVVLCDGDHLTVADFPQVAAALDHPLPAAEMPAVEAPAGARPAAEPAFAAPDGSAPFGFMRSLADDGHVRTLEAVEEEMIRTAIHHYAGRMTEVARRLGIGRSTLYRKLKDYGLDDGDAQDAAE from the coding sequence ATGCAGCCGGCCACCGGGCGCATCCTGATCGTCGACGACGACCCGATCCAGCGCCGCCTTCTCCAGGAGGCGGTGCAGCGCTTCGGCTACCGGTTCAAGACCGCCGACAACGGCGCCGAGGCGGTGCGCATCATGACCGGACCGGAAGGCGCCGAGATAGACCTCGTCATCCTCGATATGGTGATGCCCGAACTCGACGGCATCGGCGTGCTGCGCCGGCTGCGCGCGGAACGCATCGCCACGCCGGTGATCGTGCAGACCGCCCACGGCGGCATCGACACGGTGGTCAACGCCATGACCGCGGGCGCGCAGGACTTCGTCGTCAAGCCGGTGGCGCCGGAGCGCCTCGACGTGTCGATCCGCAACCTGCTCAAGGTCTCCGCGCTGGAGGGCGAGATCACCCGCATCCGCAAGCAGGCCGCCGGAACGCTGACCTTCGCCGACATCGTCACCAAGTCGCCGGCGATGGAACGGGTGCTCAGGCTCGGCCAGCGTGCCGCCTCGTCCACCATCCCGATCCTGATCGAGGGCGAGAGCGGCGTCGGCAAGGAGCTGATCGCGCGCGCCATCCAGGGGTCGGGCGAGCGCAAGTCGAAGCCCTTCGTCACCGTCAACTGCGGCGCGATCCCCGACAACCTGGTCGAGTCGATCCTGTTCGGCCATGAGAAGGGCGCCTTCACCGGCGCCGTCGACAGGCACGTCGGCAAGTTCCAGGAGGCCCATGGCGGCACCCTGTTCCTCGACGAGGTCGGCGAACTGCCGATGGAGGTGCAGGTCAAGCTGCTGCGCGCCCTGCAGGAGGGCGAGATCGACCCGATCGGCGCGCGCCGGCCGGCGAAGGTCGACTTCCGACTGATCTCGGCGACCAACCGGCGGCTGATCGACCTGGTCAAGGAGGGCCGCTTCCGCGAAGACCTCTACTATCGGCTCAACGTGTTCCCGATCTGGATCCCGCCGCTGCGCGACCGCACGGAGGACATCCCGGCGCTGGTGCGCCACTTCCTCGCCCGCTTCGCCGCCGAGGAGGGCAAGCCGCAGGTGAGTTCGGTCGCGCCCGAGGCGCTGGCGATGCTGCAGGCCTATGCCTGGCCGGGCAACATCCGCCAGCTGGAGAACGCCGTGTTCCGCGCCGTCGTGCTGTGCGACGGCGACCATCTGACCGTCGCCGACTTCCCGCAGGTCGCAGCCGCCCTCGACCATCCCCTGCCCGCCGCCGAGATGCCCGCCGTCGAGGCGCCCGCCGGCGCCCGTCCGGCCGCCGAGCCCGCCTTCGCCGCGCCGGACGGCTCGGCGCCGTTCGGCTTCATGCGCAGCCTCGCCGACGACGGCCACGTGCGCACGCTCGAGGCGGTCGAGGAGGAGATGATCCGCACCGCGATCCATCACTATGCCGGGCGCATGACCGAGGTCGCCCGGCGGCTTGGCATCGGCCGCTCGACGCTCTACCGCAAGCTCAAGGACTACGGCCTCGACGACGGCGACGCGCAGGACGCGGCCGAATAG
- a CDS encoding M3 family oligoendopeptidase, producing the protein MTRSDPARSAAALGSLPEWDLTDLYPAPDAPEVKADLAAALDRSKAFETAYKGTLADLASGDRAGLLAAVKAYEALEDLLGRLISFAGLVYSGQTTDPARQKFYGDVQERITTAGSHLLFFTLELNSIDDAVLEAALAADAGLAHYRPWFEDLRKEKPYQLEDRVEQLFHEKSVTGRGAWNRLFDETIASLRFSVDGRELAVEPTLNLLQDADPATRKAAAEALAATFRDNLRLFTLITNTLAKDKEISDRWRKFEDIADSRHLANRVEREVVDAMVAAVREAYPRLSHRYYRLKARWLGMERLNHWDRNAPLPKADTRVIPWEEARDTVLAAYAGFSPEMSEIAGRFFVRNWIDAPARDGKAPGAFAHPTVPSAHPYVLVNYLGKTRDVMTLAHELGHGVHQVLAAPNGPLMAPTPLTLAETASVFGEMLTFRALLDKATTPAARKVMLAAKAEDMINTVVRQIAFYTFERKVHAERRDGELTSERIGEIWLEVQAESLGPAIRLGEGYETFWTYIPHFIHSPFYVYAYAFGDCLVNSLYAVYQEAEEGFAKKYFALLKAGGTRHHSELLAPFGLDAADPDFWKKGLSVIERIIDELEAMDGA; encoded by the coding sequence ATGACCCGTTCCGATCCCGCCCGATCCGCCGCCGCCCTCGGCAGCCTGCCCGAATGGGACCTGACGGATCTCTATCCCGCGCCCGATGCGCCGGAGGTCAAGGCGGACCTCGCCGCCGCGCTGGACCGTTCGAAGGCCTTCGAGACGGCCTACAAGGGCACGCTGGCGGATCTGGCGTCCGGCGACCGCGCCGGCCTGCTCGCCGCGGTCAAGGCCTACGAGGCGCTGGAGGACCTGCTCGGCCGGCTGATCTCCTTCGCCGGCCTGGTCTATTCCGGCCAGACCACGGATCCGGCGCGGCAGAAGTTCTACGGCGACGTGCAGGAGCGCATCACCACCGCCGGCTCGCATCTGCTGTTCTTCACCCTGGAGCTCAACTCGATCGACGACGCGGTGCTGGAGGCGGCGCTTGCCGCCGACGCGGGCCTTGCCCATTACCGGCCCTGGTTCGAGGATCTGCGCAAGGAGAAGCCTTACCAGCTCGAGGACCGGGTCGAGCAGCTGTTCCACGAGAAGTCGGTGACCGGGCGCGGCGCCTGGAACCGCCTGTTCGACGAGACCATCGCCTCGCTGCGCTTTTCCGTCGACGGTCGCGAGCTCGCCGTCGAGCCGACGCTGAACCTGCTGCAGGACGCGGATCCTGCGACCCGGAAGGCGGCCGCCGAGGCGCTGGCGGCGACCTTCCGCGACAATCTGCGGCTGTTCACGCTGATCACCAACACGCTGGCCAAGGACAAGGAAATCTCCGACCGCTGGCGCAAGTTCGAGGACATCGCCGACAGCCGCCACCTCGCCAACCGGGTCGAGCGCGAGGTCGTCGACGCCATGGTCGCCGCCGTGCGCGAGGCCTATCCGCGCCTGTCGCACCGCTACTACCGCCTCAAGGCGCGCTGGCTCGGCATGGAGCGGCTCAACCACTGGGACCGCAACGCGCCGCTGCCCAAGGCCGACACGCGCGTCATTCCCTGGGAGGAGGCGCGCGACACGGTGCTTGCCGCCTATGCCGGCTTCTCGCCGGAGATGTCGGAGATCGCCGGGCGGTTCTTCGTCCGAAACTGGATCGACGCCCCGGCGCGCGATGGCAAGGCGCCCGGCGCCTTCGCCCACCCGACCGTGCCGAGCGCGCATCCCTATGTGCTGGTCAACTACCTGGGCAAGACGCGCGACGTCATGACGCTCGCCCATGAGCTCGGCCACGGCGTCCACCAGGTGTTGGCGGCGCCGAACGGGCCGCTGATGGCGCCGACGCCGCTGACGCTCGCCGAGACGGCGTCCGTGTTTGGCGAGATGCTGACCTTCCGCGCTTTGCTCGACAAGGCGACGACGCCGGCCGCGCGCAAGGTCATGCTGGCAGCCAAGGCGGAGGACATGATCAACACCGTCGTGCGCCAGATCGCCTTCTACACCTTCGAGCGCAAGGTGCACGCGGAGCGCCGCGACGGCGAGCTTACGTCGGAGCGGATCGGCGAGATCTGGCTCGAGGTGCAGGCCGAGAGCCTCGGTCCGGCGATCCGGCTCGGCGAGGGGTACGAGACCTTCTGGACCTACATCCCGCATTTCATCCACTCGCCGTTCTACGTCTATGCCTATGCCTTCGGCGACTGCCTGGTGAATTCGCTCTATGCGGTCTACCAGGAGGCCGAGGAAGGCTTCGCGAAGAAGTACTTCGCCCTGCTGAAGGCCGGCGGCACGCGGCACCATTCCGAGTTGCTCGCGCCCTTCGGCCTCGATGCGGCGGACCCGGACTTCTGGAAGAAGGGCCTGTCCGTGATCGAGCGCATCATCGACGAACTGGAGGCAATGGACGGCGCGTGA
- a CDS encoding CopG family ribbon-helix-helix protein: MPAAHPVTVKLDPDVHDRVRQLAKAQRRSAHFLMREAITQYVEREEKREALRQDAMTAWGAYQATGRHVPHAEADDWLARLEAGEDVDPPQCRD, translated from the coding sequence ATGCCTGCTGCCCATCCCGTCACCGTGAAGCTCGATCCGGATGTTCACGATCGGGTCCGCCAGCTCGCCAAGGCGCAGCGCCGCTCCGCGCATTTCCTGATGCGCGAGGCGATCACCCAGTATGTCGAGCGCGAGGAAAAGCGCGAGGCGCTCAGGCAAGATGCGATGACCGCCTGGGGAGCCTATCAGGCGACCGGTCGGCACGTCCCCCACGCCGAGGCTGATGACTGGCTGGCGCGGCTCGAGGCTGGGGAGGACGTGGACCCGCCGCAATGCCGCGATTGA
- a CDS encoding type II toxin-antitoxin system RelE/ParE family toxin, whose amino-acid sequence MPRLIWTPEALRDVQRCYRFLALRNPAAASRAVRAIREEMQVVAAHPGAGRPVETMDPAFREWLIGFGDSGYVALYRLDGDVAVVLAVRHQKEAGYS is encoded by the coding sequence ATGCCGCGATTGATCTGGACGCCGGAAGCCCTGCGGGACGTCCAGCGCTGCTACCGCTTCCTCGCCTTGAGGAACCCCGCCGCCGCGTCCCGTGCCGTGCGGGCGATACGCGAGGAAATGCAGGTGGTGGCGGCGCATCCCGGCGCGGGGCGCCCGGTCGAGACGATGGATCCGGCGTTCCGGGAATGGCTGATTGGTTTTGGCGACAGCGGCTATGTCGCGCTGTACCGGCTGGACGGCGATGTGGCGGTGGTCCTGGCCGTCCGCCACCAGAAAGAAGCGGGGTATTCCTGA
- a CDS encoding heme-dependent oxidative N-demethylase family protein yields the protein MNVFRHTPYDGSKQPFSIGLEPVAPAAWFDPDGHLIAHLDQKARLLAERRDVVFRAEPETGAAQAEVLRMLVAHLSEAHPTRYRRAGDAVIVTGAQGATDRRVALDADEPPLLTASRLVQEDLVIMRKGEGGYRLAAASLCFPSSWSLAEKFGQPMAAIHTKVPGFAGRMGQVVDRIFDNLKPDQLVGRLNWSIYDDADLHHPEPKQLTPQIEADGASALAALFVRVERQTLRRLPDSGDVLFTIKIHHDPIRALEDHPRRAELAAGLLTQLLALDVDQLAYKGLTRHRDRIAAALQAFAAAPA from the coding sequence ATGAACGTTTTCCGGCACACCCCCTATGACGGCTCGAAACAACCGTTCTCCATCGGGCTGGAACCGGTGGCGCCGGCCGCATGGTTCGATCCCGACGGCCATCTGATTGCCCATCTCGACCAGAAGGCGCGTTTGCTTGCCGAGCGTCGCGACGTCGTCTTCCGCGCCGAGCCGGAGACCGGGGCGGCGCAGGCCGAAGTGCTGCGCATGCTCGTCGCGCATCTGTCCGAGGCCCATCCGACGCGCTACCGGCGCGCCGGCGATGCCGTGATCGTCACCGGAGCGCAGGGTGCGACCGATCGCCGCGTCGCGCTCGACGCCGACGAGCCGCCGCTGCTGACCGCCTCCCGGCTGGTGCAGGAAGACCTGGTGATCATGCGCAAGGGCGAGGGCGGCTACCGGCTCGCCGCCGCCTCGCTGTGCTTTCCCTCGTCCTGGTCGCTGGCCGAAAAGTTCGGCCAGCCGATGGCGGCCATCCACACCAAGGTGCCGGGCTTCGCCGGCCGCATGGGCCAGGTCGTCGACCGCATCTTCGACAACCTGAAACCGGATCAGCTGGTCGGGCGGCTCAACTGGTCGATCTATGACGATGCCGACCTGCATCATCCCGAACCGAAGCAGCTGACGCCGCAGATCGAGGCCGACGGCGCCTCGGCGCTGGCCGCGCTGTTCGTTCGGGTCGAGCGCCAGACCCTGCGCCGGCTGCCGGACAGCGGCGACGTGCTGTTCACGATCAAGATCCATCACGACCCGATCCGCGCCCTGGAGGACCACCCGAGGAGAGCGGAACTCGCCGCCGGGCTGCTCACCCAGCTCCTGGCGCTCGACGTCGACCAGCTCGCCTACAAGGGCCTGACCCGCCATCGCGACCGGATCGCAGCGGCGCTGCAGGCCTTCGCGGCGGCGCCCGCCTGA
- a CDS encoding ABC1 kinase family protein, with protein MASERDREANRLTARVGRYARVGTNVGGIAAKLAGARLLGMDLDNEKGAADLAAALGGLKGPLMKVAQLLSTIPDVLPPEYSTELAKLQANAPPMGWAFVKRRMRAELGADWQARFASFEHEPAAAASLGQVHRATSLVGAPLACKLQYPDMASAVEADLQQLSMLFSLHRRMRPAIDTREIAKEIGARVREELDYAREAAHIVVYRRILADEPRIRVPEVVPDLSTRRLLTMGWLDGRPLLDFKDHGLEARNRLAATMFHAWWHPFSHYGVIHGDPHLGNYTVFSDADEPAGINLLDYGCIRIFPESFVEGVVDLYLGLLHDDDERIVSAYERWGFKGLTRELIDTLNIWARFIYGPLLSDRVRAIADGISPAEYGRREAFRVHKALKEQGPVRVPREFVFMDRAAIGLGGVFLHLRAELNFYRLFNEQIEGFEAAKVRARQDAVLAAAGLGPQHPAA; from the coding sequence ATGGCGTCCGAACGCGACCGCGAAGCCAACCGCCTGACCGCAAGGGTCGGCCGCTATGCCCGGGTCGGCACCAATGTCGGCGGCATCGCTGCCAAGCTTGCCGGTGCTCGCCTGCTCGGCATGGACCTGGACAACGAGAAGGGCGCGGCGGACCTGGCCGCGGCCCTAGGCGGCCTCAAGGGGCCGCTGATGAAGGTCGCGCAGCTGCTGTCGACCATCCCCGACGTGCTGCCGCCGGAATATTCGACCGAACTGGCCAAGCTCCAGGCCAACGCGCCGCCCATGGGCTGGGCCTTCGTCAAGCGGCGCATGCGCGCCGAACTGGGTGCCGACTGGCAGGCGCGCTTCGCCTCCTTCGAGCACGAGCCGGCCGCCGCGGCCTCGCTCGGCCAGGTGCACCGGGCGACCAGCCTCGTCGGCGCCCCGCTCGCCTGCAAGCTGCAGTATCCGGACATGGCCTCGGCGGTCGAGGCGGACCTGCAGCAGCTGTCCATGCTGTTCTCGCTGCACCGGCGCATGCGGCCGGCTATCGACACCCGCGAGATCGCCAAGGAGATCGGCGCCCGGGTGCGCGAGGAACTCGACTACGCCCGCGAGGCGGCTCACATCGTCGTCTATCGCCGGATCCTGGCCGACGAGCCGCGCATCCGCGTGCCCGAGGTCGTGCCCGACCTGTCCACGCGGCGCCTGCTCACCATGGGCTGGCTGGATGGCCGGCCGCTGCTCGACTTCAAGGACCACGGCCTGGAGGCGCGCAACCGGCTGGCGGCGACCATGTTCCACGCCTGGTGGCATCCCTTCAGCCATTACGGCGTCATCCACGGCGATCCGCATCTCGGCAACTACACGGTGTTTTCCGACGCCGACGAGCCGGCCGGCATCAACCTGCTCGATTACGGCTGCATCCGCATCTTCCCGGAAAGCTTCGTCGAAGGCGTCGTCGACCTCTATCTCGGCCTGCTCCACGATGACGACGAGCGCATCGTCTCGGCCTACGAGCGCTGGGGCTTCAAGGGCCTGACGAGGGAGCTCATCGACACGCTGAACATCTGGGCCCGGTTCATCTACGGTCCGCTGCTGAGTGACCGGGTCCGGGCGATCGCCGACGGCATCAGTCCGGCGGAATATGGCCGGCGGGAAGCGTTCCGGGTGCACAAGGCGCTGAAGGAACAGGGTCCGGTGCGCGTGCCGCGCGAATTCGTGTTCATGGACCGGGCGGCCATCGGGCTGGGCGGCGTGTTCCTGCACCTGCGTGCGGAACTGAACTTCTACCGGCTGTTCAACGAACAGATCGAGGGCTTCGAGGCCGCGAAGGTGCGTGCCCGGCAGGACGCCGTGCTCGCCGCCGCCGGGCTCGGGCCGCAGCATCCGGCCGCCTGA
- a CDS encoding aa3-type cytochrome c oxidase subunit IV codes for MSEHSAPAMDYAEHERTYEGFINFSKIGTIVVLTVVLCLIMFAFGGTSATILGWVMMIANIVALAVGMAMGAKGWIPAAAVFVLTGILAILTV; via the coding sequence ATGTCTGAACATTCCGCGCCGGCCATGGACTACGCCGAACACGAGCGTACCTACGAAGGCTTCATCAACTTTTCCAAGATCGGCACTATCGTCGTCCTGACGGTGGTCCTGTGCCTGATCATGTTTGCCTTCGGCGGCACCTCGGCCACCATCCTCGGCTGGGTCATGATGATCGCCAACATCGTCGCCCTGGCGGTCGGCATGGCGATGGGCGCCAAGGGCTGGATCCCGGCCGCCGCCGTTTTCGTCCTGACCGGCATTCTGGCGATCCTCACCGTCTGA
- a CDS encoding pseudouridine synthase codes for MTSVVPKPFRYAPPREPRLDVLHADDDILVVVKPSGLLSVPGKGEGHADCLESRARERFAQARIVHRLDMDTSGVMVLALNAAAHRHLGLQFERRRTAKAYVARLWGELEGEAGEVDLPLVCDWPNRPMQKVCVETGRPALTRWQVLARQRGVTRVRLMPVTGRSHQLRVHMLSLGHPILGDNLYAHDDALSAADRLQLHAEDLEIHHPADGRRCAFHAPCPF; via the coding sequence ATGACGAGCGTAGTCCCCAAGCCGTTCCGCTACGCCCCGCCGCGCGAGCCGCGCCTCGACGTGCTGCATGCGGACGACGACATCCTGGTCGTCGTCAAGCCGAGCGGCCTGCTCAGCGTGCCGGGCAAGGGCGAAGGTCATGCCGACTGCCTGGAAAGCCGGGCACGGGAGCGCTTCGCGCAGGCGCGCATCGTCCACCGGCTCGACATGGACACCTCAGGCGTCATGGTGCTGGCGCTGAACGCCGCCGCCCATCGCCACCTCGGCCTCCAGTTCGAGCGTCGCAGGACGGCCAAGGCCTATGTCGCCCGCCTGTGGGGCGAACTGGAGGGCGAGGCCGGCGAGGTCGACCTGCCGCTCGTCTGCGACTGGCCGAACCGGCCCATGCAGAAGGTTTGTGTCGAAACCGGCAGGCCTGCCCTGACCCGCTGGCAGGTGTTGGCGCGTCAGCGCGGCGTCACCCGGGTCCGCCTCATGCCGGTCACCGGTCGTTCGCACCAGTTGCGCGTGCACATGCTCAGTCTCGGCCATCCGATCCTCGGCGACAATCTCTACGCCCACGACGATGCCCTGAGCGCCGCCGACCGGCTGCAGCTGCATGCCGAGGATCTGGAGATCCATCATCCGGCCGACGGGCGGCGCTGCGCCTTCCATGCGCCGTGCCCGTTCTGA